GACAATACCAAAAATTCGGTGACGGGTGGTCTGCGCCTTTGAGGTGATAATGGAAAGTTTCTCCCCTACAAAAGCGTTCATCAAGGTAGATTTACCCACATTGGGGTTGCCGATTATGTTGACAAAGCCCGATTTATGTTCTTTCATGTCTTCGTTTTACAAAATACTCCTTGGCTGCTTTGTTGACCTTAGGGGCCAGCCAAAGCACGGCTATCATGTTCGGGATCACCATCAGGGCGTAGGCCAAATCAATCAGGTTGATGACCAGATCGACCGAGGCCACCGCAGCAAAAACAATGGTGCCCACAAAGTACCAGTTAAAAAACCTGCCTATTTTGGCATTGGTCAAAAACGACAGGCATTTGACGCCATAATACGAATATGTGAACAGGGTAGACAATGCAAAAGCAGCCACAATTACCATCAAAAGTACATGACCCATACCGAACAGTGATTTCTCAAAGGCAATCAGCGTCATGATGATGCCGTTGCTCTCGGCCTCTAAATAAGCCCCGCTCAAGATAATGACCACGGCGGTCAAGGTACAAACAACAATAGTATCTATGAACGGCCCCAACATAGCGACCAAACCTTCTCGAATGGGTTCGTCGTTCTTTGATTGCCCATGGTACATCGGGGCACTCCCCAGTCCAGCCTCATTTGAGAACATGGCGCGACGCACCCCCAATATAACAAGGCCCCAGAAACCACCGGTCACCGCGGTCTTAAAGTTGAAGGCCTCTACAAATATCAGTTTCAGTGATGGAATTATTTCGGAAGCGTTCATGACCATCACCACGGCAACGGCCAAGAAATAAATCAAAACCATAAAGGGTACTATGGCGGTGGCTACCTTGGCAATTTTTTTCAGTCCGCCAAAAATCACAAAAGAGGTTATGAGTGCCAAGACGATACCGATTATCAGCTTCCAGTTGAATTTACCTAACTGAACCAAGTTCTCATCGGGTTTGACCACGTTCACAAAGGTCTGCGTAAACTGGTTGGCCGTAAAGACGCCTAAGAACCCGAACAGGCCCGCCAAGCAAAAGAAAACCGCCAAGGGCTTTGCCTTTTCTCCAATTCCGTGGGTAATATAGAACATCGGCCCTCCTTGAATTTTTCCTTCCGAATCTTCACCCCTGTACATAATGGCCAAGCTACAGGAGTAGAATTTTATGACCATCCCTAAAAGGGCAGTTATCCAAATCCAAAAAATAACCCCTGGCCCACCCATATAAATGGCAATGGCCACCCCAGAGATATTGCCAAGGCCCACGGTTGCCGCCACGGCCGAAGACAACGCCTGTAACGAGCTTACATCTCCCTTGGCGTTCTTGTCGTCGTATTTGCCCGTGGTAATCGCAATGGCATGGCCAAAGTACCTGTAGGGCATGAATTTAGAGTAAAAGGCTAGAAATATTCCGCCCCCGATCAAAAGAATGAGCATGGCCCATTCGGTGTAGGGCAGCATGGCAGAGAGAAAGTCATTGATTGCATCCATGCTTCGAATGTAGGCATTTCAAATAAAAAGCCCCATCATAATTTGATGAGGCTTCCTTTGTAGCGGGGACTGGACTCGAACCAGCCTCCTTTGGGTTAAACAATTATTCCCCCGAAAATACTCTAGTTTTAAACTGTTAGGTTTAATAGGAAGAAATCAAAACTAATCTACCTTTCTAAGATTTATTGATAAGCATATCTCTGAAAGTTATACACTTAGTGTTTTGTTGCCCTTTCTAAGGCAATATTAGCAAGTAAATCCAAAAATAAACAAATTTTTCATCTTACAAATATTTAATATATTTACTGTCTAAAAAGTAGTAATAATCTTACATAAAATGAGATTAATACTAATATTTTTATGTGTTATTTCTTATGATATTGTTATTGCACAATCCAATGCTAATGAGAAATTAGGTTTATTATCAATTTCAATGTTTCATGATTCCAAAGAATATCCGTGGTATCAAATACAATACGACAATTATTCATTGGATACTGATGTGTTAGATTCCATTTTAAATGAGTTCCCGGATATAAGTTTCAAGTTATTTGTCGGGCTTTGGTGCTCAGATAGCAAATCTTTTTTACCCAAATTTGGTGCGATAGTTGACTACATTGAAGATGTGAGCAATGTCGATTTAGAAATATATGGGATTAATCGCGGAAAAAATTTGCCTGAAGATATTGTTAATCTCTATGACATAAAGTTTGTTCCAACATTAATTGTTCTGAAAAATGGTTCCGAAATCAATAGAATTGAAGAGTTTGTTGTTGAATCTGCAAAAAACGGGCATAGTATACCACCTTGGGCGGACTAAAATGAGCATAGCGCGGCGGGGCAAAGTGAGCCACCTCGGGCGGACGAAAGTGAACCACTAAAAAATCGATTCTATTTGTGAGTTCCCATGGGTTCTTTTGTAAAAAAGGACAATGGCAAACAAACAGATAGATATGCGCAAGGCAAAAAGGATTTTCAAACTGTACGGCGAGGGCGTAAGCAAACGTCAGATCAGCAAGCAACTGGGCCTCTCCCGGAACACGGTCAGCAAGTACATCGACTTCTTCAAGCGTTACCGACTGACCCCTTACGAGGTATCGGCAATGACCCTGGAGGAGATCCACAGGCTCTTCAGATCGGACCAAAAGCCCAAGAGCGATCAGCTCAAGACCTTGGAGAAGTACTTCCCCTATTTTGACAAAGAACTACGCAAGACGGGCGTTACCAAGCAACTGTTATGGGAGGAATACTACGCAAGGCATCCTGACGGGTTCAAGCTCTCACAGTTCAGGTACTGGTACCGGGAATGGGCCAAGGAGGTCTCGCCCGTGATGCACTTCACCCACAAAGCGGGCGATAAGCTCTTCATCGATTTTACGGGCAAAAAACTCAGCGTTGTGGATAAACATACCGGGGAGCTACAAGAACTGGAGGTCTTCGTATGTGTTCTGGGCAGCAGCCAGTATACCTATGTCGAGGCCTGTGCCAGCCAAAAACTTGAAGATTTTATGCGCTGTACCGAGAACGCCCTCTGGTTCTACGGGGGCGTGCCCCGTGCCCTTGTAACGGACAACCTAAAATCGGCCGTTACCAAGAGCAGCCGCTACGAACCCAAGGTAAACGACACCTTCGCCGACTTTGCCGAACATTATGAAACGGCCGTACTGCCCACAAGGGCGTACAGACCGAGGGACAAGGCCATCGTCGAGAATGCCGTCAGGATAATCTATACCCGGGTGTTCGCACCGTTGCGCAACAGCACCTTCCACAGCAAGGCAGATATCAACAAGGCCATATCGGGGCTCCTGAAAACGCACAACGACAGGTCGTTCAGGGGAAGGGAATACTCCCGACGTTCGATGTTCGAAGAGGTGGAACGACAGGAACTGGGACCCCTACCGCTGAAGCGGTACGAGATAAGGTCATATGCCAAGGGCACCGTCCACAAGAACAGTCACACCTACCTTGGCAAGGACAAGCATTATTACAGCGTACCCTACCGGCACATCGGCAAGCAGGTCAAGATCATATATACCGATAGCTTCGTCGAGATATACCATAAACACGAGCGGCTGGCCGCCCATACAAGGAAAAGACAGAAGTACGGGTACACCACCGTGGCGGAGCATATGCCCTCGCACCACAGGTTCGTCAGCGAATGGAGCAGCGAGAAGTTCATCGCCTGGGCGGGCCATATCGGGGATTCCTGCAAGGGGTACATCATAGGGATACTCGACAAGAAACAACATCCCGAACAGTCCTATAAATCGTGCCTTGGCATACTCCATCTGGCCAAGAAAGTGGGGGACCGGCGACTGGACAACGCCTGTAGGCGTGCATCGGACTACGGGGCGTACAGCTACAACATGGTGGAGCGTATCCTGAAAAAGGGATGGGACGCACTGGAGGAGGATCCGCAGGAAAACATCGAAGTACCGGACCACAAGAACATCAGGGGAGGAAACTATTACAAATGATAACCATAAAAACAGATCATATGAACGAACAGACATTGGAACAGATGAAACAATTAAGGCTCCACGGAATGATAAGGGCCTTCAACACCAGTCTCTCGTCGCAGAGCATCGATTACACCAACGATGAACTGGTGGCATACCTTATGCAGTCGGAATGGGACGATAGGCAGAACCGCAGGATAGAACGCCTGACCAGGGCCGCAAGGTTCAGGTACAGTGCCGTTATGGAGGCCATCGACTACGCCCCCGAAAGGAACATCGACAAGAACCAGGTGCAACGTTTTGCGTCCTGCGGATTTATCGATAAGAAGGAGAACATCCTTATTACGGGAAGCACGGGAGTGGGCAAAAGCTATATGGCCTCCGCCATAGGCCACCAGGCCTGCTCGACGGGGCGCAAGGTCATGTACTTCAACACCGCAAAACTCTTTACCATGCTCAAGGCCTCGAAAGCCGACGGTTCGTATCTAAAGCAGGTCAACAAACTTGAAAAACAGGACCTGCTGATACTCGACGACTTCGGCCTAAAGCCCTTGGACAATATCAACAGGCACTCCTTTATGGAAATAATAGAGGACAGGCACGGAAAACGTTCGACGATAATAGCGTCCCAGCTACCCGTAGAGGCATGGCACGAGATCATCGGGGAAAAGACCATCGCCGATGCAATCCTCGACCGCTTGGTGCATACTGCACATAGGATCGACATAAAAGGGGAATCGATGAGAAAAAAACTAAGGAATAATCATTAATTTTAACACACGAATGAATCGATTTTAAGCACTTCGTTTACACTGCTCACTTTCATCCGCTGTGGGTGGTATACTTTGGCCGCCCTGTCCATTGAATCACTGGAAATAGATTTAGCCAAAATAATTTTGACCAGAGACTATATTCCTTTTCATTCTAATGATTGGTTTCAAAACTAAAATTTAATCAAATGATTTATTAATTCTTAAACCTTAAATACTATGAAAAAAAGTAAGTTTAAATTTGTTTTCGCACTATTGATTGCTCTTTGTGCATTTCAACCAGCTTTTTCATTTGATTATACTGATTGCCACACCGTTGCTTGCAACGAGGTCGCGTTTTATGAATCGGTTTATCCTGATGCCACAGCTAGAGAACTTGAACTGGTTTACACCCTTGCATATGGTGATTGCCAACGAGCGAATCAATAAATAAATTAAATCATCTAACTATTAGAAAAAATTTATAATAGTTAGATGGTTTTTTCATTTTGATTTTGTTATTTAATTTAAGTGAAGGAATGAAATGCAGACAAACAAAATTATTATGGCAAAATTGATTCTATTTTTTCTTTTCTTATTTTCTACAATCTTGTATGGGCAAGAAGGGGAGATTATATACAAAACATATACAACAGATACACATAAAAGAGATTCTGAATACGCTAAGCGATTAGCAAATGAAATTGATCAGATGAAATTTTCTTTGAGATATACATCAGAAAACTCAATATTTGAATATATCCCCTATGTTACTCAAGATGAAAGAACAGCTAAATTAGCTCGGGTCGCTACAAATGCCTTGATGGAATGGTATCAAGACTCTAAAAAAAGAACCGCCTTTTATTATTATAAGATTCGAGGAAAAAAGTATACTATAGTCAATGATTCTCATATGAAAGACTGGGAGCTATCTAATGAGTCTAAAACAATAGATGAATTTAAAGCCTATAAAGCTACTTTAAAGGTCTTCAATGAAAGAACTTCAACGTACAGCATTGTGGAAGCGTGGTATACTCCAAAATTATCTTTACCTTATGGCCCGGCAGGTTATGGTGGGCTACCTGGACTTATTCTAGAATTGAAAAAAGGTTCAATAGTCTACGTAATGGAGGAGGCTACTATGAATCCAAGAGAAGGAATAAAGAAATTCGAAGTACCCAATATAACCAATCCTATAAGCGAAAGTGATTTTGTCAAGCTACTAAGGGCGAGTAGAAAAGTAACACCTGACTAATACAATCTGAATTATTAATTGGAGTTGTTGAAATCATTTATTCTACCAATTGCTTTTATCACTCTTTTTAATTTAAATGTTTCTTCACAGGAGCAAGTTTTTTTTATTGGAAAGGTAACAGATTCGTTAAACATAGGCCTTGAGGGCGCAAATATATTGCTTCTAAACAAAGAAGGTAAGTTTCCCCCGTCTTTTGGAATTTCTGGTGTTGATGGCCGTTTTAGAGTTCCCATACGTTCCAACAATACCTATGAACTAAAAATATCTTTTATAGGATACCAAAGCATTGAAAAAAATTTGCAGGTCAAAGATAAGGACTTGGCAATGGATTTTGTAATGTATGAATCCCCTAACATTCTTGAAGAAGTAGTAATTAAATATAAGCCCGCCTTACAGATTAAGAAAGATACTTTGTTATATCAAGTAGACTCCTTTGCGTCGGGAAAGGAGCGCAAATTAGCTGAGCTATTAAAAAAGTTACCTGGAATAGATGTGACTAAAGACGGTGAGGTAATTGTTAACAATAAGAAGGTGACTAAAGTATTGGTTGAGGGTAAAACTTTTTTTGATGGTAGAACAAAAATGGCTGTTGAAAATATTCCTGCGGACGCCATTAATGAAGTGCAGATAATCGATGGTTTTAATGAAACTTCTTTTTTGAAGGAATTTATAGATTCTGAAGATATGGCTATGAATCTGGTGTTAAAGGAAGATAAAAAAAAGTTTGTTTTTGGAGATATAGAAGCGGGTTTAGGTGTAGAAGAAAAGTATCGCTTTCATCCAAGCTTGTTTAAATACGGACCAAAATTTATTTCAAACTTAATTGCCGATTATAATAATACTCCCGAAAGGTCTTTCACAATAAGAGACTATATTTCATTCGAAGGGGAACTTACCCCAGAAAAATTTAGGGAAATTCTAAAATCTCCAGTAGCCCGATTTATATCACAAAGTGATTTTAATAAAAATGATCATTTTTTTGCAGGATTAAACAACCAATGGAATCCTGATGAAAAAAATGAGCTCCGCCTTTTTGCAATTGGACTCAAAGATGACTATGAATCAAATATGTTCAGCAGCCGAATATATCTAGCAAATCAAAACCCAGAAAGAAGGGTAAATTCTGCCAATAGTTCAAGTCGCCTCAACCTTCTTAAATTAAATTATAAGTTTACACCCCAAGAGAATTTTAAATTGTCATTTTTGGCAGAATATAGCGGAGCAAAGAACACCTCAAAGGAAACCAATATTACTATGTCAGATGTTGAAAGTGATTATACCTCTTCAAATAATCTACGGGATGAGAATCTAGAGATTAGTCTTGATGTGGCAAAAAAGTTCACTGAAAATAACTCTGCGGTTGCTAATTTAGCCTATTATTGGTATGACTCGAATAAAATTCAGCAATGGGATAGCAACATAAATTTTTATCCGAATTCACTAAACCTTATGACTGCCAATCGGTATTTGTTGCAAAGCCCAGAAGTAAGTAAGCGGAATGAATTTAAATATGATATAAAGGACTATTATAAACCTTCTCGTACGAACCTGCTTACATCAAAAATCAAAGGTGAAATAAATAACATCAAAATAAATACAGGTTTAGGACAATTACTAGATTCTGATTCGTTATTTGAAATATCCAACTTCAATAATTTTTTTTCGAGTACATATGCTAACATTTTACTTGGACTGGGATATAAACAAATTTTTGGTGATTTTAATTTAAACTTTGATTTGGATTATCAATACTTATATTGGATTGATAAATTTGATGATAGAAGACAGTCAGTTGTCAATCAAAATTTATTGCCAGAATTTAGTCTGGAGTGGCAAAGAAGTGATAATTTTAATATCTCTTTTTCTTATAGTAAAGAAAGGTACGCACCCTTTTCGTTTCAAAGATTTCCAGGCCTAAGGCTCCAAGATTTTAATATAATTTATGGAGGCCAAGCTAATCTTCAACAATCCATTTCGGAAACATTTGTTTTAAAGGCAAGCAATTATAGGCCTTACGGTCTTAGCATCTATACATCATTAAGTTATAGTAAATATCGAAATCAGATAATTAATTCGTTTAATTTTTCAGGGATAAGTGGCTCAATTACTCCAATTAATGTACAAGACGATGGAGATAGATATAACATTAATTTGCGTTTAACTTATGGTCGACCATATTGGAAGATGTCCGTAAATAATATATGGAGCGAAAACTCTTTTCCTACTTTTTACAATAGCATTTTAGCTACCAATAAGGCAAAGACATTAATTAGTGATTTTAATATGAAGACTTTATTTGAAGACTATCCAAATATTGCAATAGGTCTCCAGAATAATTTTTCAATAAATGAAAGCTTGAACTTCTCTAATAAAACGAATCTACTAGATGCTGAGATACAATTCAATTATGATATAAAAGATTGGAAGATTGAAGGGTCCTACAAACAGACCCTTTATAATAACCTAACAGAGAGCAATAAGTTCGACTACAATAATATTGGTGCCTCTATTTTTTATAACAAAGAGGACTCTCCATGGGAATTTGGTGTAAATGGTTTTAATCTTGGCAATTCAAAAAGGATAATATCAAACAGTACTTCATCACAACTTTTTCAAGAGTCTACAACATTACTTTTTCCAAGGACTATAATGCTCAACATTTTTTATAAATTTTAAATTCTTTTACTCTCAAGTATTTGTTAGGAAACTCTTTAAACAAGCTGCTTATGAAGGCTTCCCTGTTTTTCGTACAGTTTAAAAATCAATTATTTTTAGCTTATGAAGAAAAGCAGATTCACGGAAGCACAGATTGTGTCCATGCTCCACCAGTACGATTCGGGAATGAAGGTCACCGACATCTGTCGTGACAAGGGTATCACCACGGCCACCTTTTACAGTTGGAAGCGCAAGTACGGTGGTATGGACGCCCAACAGCTCAAGGAGCTCAAGTCTTTGCAGGAAGAAAACAGGAGACTCAAGGCGATGTACGCAGACCTGAGCCTTGACCATAGGATTTTAAAGGACATCATCGAAAAAAAGCTTTGAGGCCTTGCGGGCGCAGGGAACTGGCGGAAGGCATCGTAAAGGAAGAGGGGCTGAGCATTTCACGTGCTTGTACGATAGTATGCCTTTGCCGTTCGATGTGGTACTATCGGAGCCGTCGTGACGATACGCAGGTCATCGACAAGTTGACGGAACTTGCAGAGGCCAAGCCGAACCGGGGCTTCGACTGGCTCTATAACCGCATGCGCAAGCAAGGCCATAAATGGAACCGTAAACGTGTACTGAGGGTCTACCGGTTCTTGGGCATACAACTAAGGAGAAAGACCAAGAAGCGATTGCCCAAGCGGATAAAGGAGCCGCTGGAGGTACCCGATGCCCCAAGGGAGGTATGGAGCGCGGACTTCATGTCCGACAGCCTGATAACGGGAAGGAACTTCAGGGTGTTCAACCTGATGGACGATTTCAACCGTGAGGCACTTTGTATGAAAGGAAACTTCTCCATGCCCGGAATAAGGGTGGTGGAGTACCTAAGGGAGGCCATAGAGATCCATGGCAAGCCCTTGGCCATAAGAGTGGACAACGGCCCCGAATTCCTATCCAGAGTCTTTGTCAACTATTGCGAAGTGGAGGATATCGAGATAAAATACATACAACCGGGCAAGCCGAGCCAGAACGGTTTTATCGAAAGGTTCAACCGGACATATCGCGAAGATGTACTCGATGCCCATTTGTTCAGGGACATCGAGGAAGTAAATATGGAAACGGAACGCTTCAGGGAGGAATACAATCGGTTCCATCCCCATAAGTCTCTGGGAAGAAGCAGCCCGAAAGAATTTTTAGAGGTTTTTCAAAGGGGCATGCCCCTTTGAAAAAACATTTTGTTTAATTTAACCGCTGTACGAAAAAGGGTAAGTCTTCACTTATAATTATATTTTAATTTTTTCCAATTGTTCAATAATAAATAACCTCATTTATTTTGATGAAAAAAGAGCAACAACATACTTTCATAAGTATTGATGGTATTATTACTAAATCGTTTTTGTACCATCCATTTTGTAAAGATTGGATAAGCCGGGTAAAGTGACCCACCTTCGCCGGATGAAAGTGACCAGTGTAAACGAACTGCTCAGATTTGATCTATCCGTGGGTTAAACTTAGTTTTTATTTTTCAATTTTCTTCTCATTGATTCTCCTTTTATATCTATTCTGTGTGCCGTGTGCACCAAACGGTCCAGGATGGCATCGGCCAGTGTTTTTTCACCTATAATGTCGTGCCATACTTCGACAGGTAGCTGTGATGCTATTATGGTGGATCTTTTGCCGTGCCTGTCCTCGATGATCTCCATCAGGGAGTGGCGGTTTATGTTGTCCAGGGGCTTCAGCCCAAAATCATCCAATATGAGCAAGTCCTGTCTTTCCAATCGGTTTATCTGTTTCAGGTAGGAACCGTCGGCCTTGGAGGTCTTTAGCAGGGTGAATAGTTTGGCGGTGTTGAAGTACATTGTTCTATACCCCATCGAGCAGGCCTGGTGGCCAATGGCGGAGGCCAGATAACTTTTGCCCACGCCCGTACTGCCCGTGACAAGTATGTTCTCCCTTTTTCGGATAAAGCCGCAGGAGCCGAGCCGCTGTACAAGATTTTTGTCCAGTTGGCGCGATGGACGGTAGTCCAAGGCCTCCATAACGGCCGTGTACCTGAACCTTGCGGACTTGGTCAATCGCTCTATCCTGCGGTTGCGGCGGTCGTCCCATTCGCTCTGGATGAGATAGGCGATGAGCTCGTCATTGGTGTAGGTGGTATCGGCACCTCCGGTTTCCATTGTTGTGGCGAAGGCCCTGTGCATTCCAAAGAACCTCATTTGTTTCATCAGTTCCATTGTTTTTTCGTTCATATGTTCTGTTTTTAAGTGTTGTTTTTATTCATAGTATTTTCCGCCCCTTATGTTCTTGTGCTCGGGCATTTCCAGATCCCCGTCGATACCTTCATCAATTTGGTCCCATCCCTTCTTTAAGATGCGCTCGACCATATTGTAATTGTACGCTCCATATTCCGAGGCACGTTTGCAGGCGTTCTCAAGACGTTCCCTTCCATACTTTTTGGCAAGGTGCAATATGCCAAGACAGGATTTATAGGATTGTTCCGGGTGCTGTTTCTTTTCCAATATGGCGATGATGTACCCTTTGCAGTGTTCGCCGATATTGCCTGCCCAACCAATGAACCTCTCACTGCTCCATTCGCTCACAAAGCGGTGGTGCGATGGCATATGGTCGGCCAGGGTGGTATAGCCATATTTCTTTTTGTTCCTTTTATGTACCGCGAACCTTTCGTGTTTATGGTAAATCTCGACGATGCTGTCGGTATAGACCAGCTTGACCTGTTTGCCGATATGGCGATAGGGAACACTGTAATAGTGCTTGTCCTTCCCAAAATAGATATGGCTGTTCTTGTGCACGGTACCTCGGGCATACCTTTTTATCTCATAGCGTTTTTCGGGCAAGGGCATCAGTTCTTGCCTCTCTATCTCAAGGAACAATGAACAACGGGAGTATTCCCTCCCCCTAAATGACATTCCATTGTGCTTCTCTAACAGCTCCCATATCGCTTTGTTGATATCTGTGATGTTATGGAAGGTCCGGTTCCGTAAAGGGGCGAACACCCTAGTGTAGATTATCTTCACGGCGTTCTCCACTATGGCCTTGTCCCTTGGCCTGTAGGTACGTGTGGGCAGTACGGCTGTTTCGTAATGTTCGGCAAAGTCCGCGAATACCTTGTTCAAACTAGGTTCGTAACGACTGCTCTTTGTCACGGCCGATTTGAGGTTATCGGGCACCAAGGCCTTTGGCACGCCGCCATAGAACCATAGGGCGTTCTCGGTACAACGTATAAAATCTTCCAGTTTTTGGCTTGCGCAGGCCTCCACATAGGTATACTGGCTGCTGCCCAGTATGCACACGAACACTTCCAGTTCCTGAAGTTCGCCGGTGTCCCTGTCGACGATATGGAGTTTCTTTCCCGTGAAGTCGATAAAGAGCTTGTCGCCGGCCTTATGCTCCATGTGCATCACGGGCGAGGTCTCCTTGCGCCATTCGGCGTACCAATACTTGAACTGTGAGAGCCTGAACCCATCGGGGTGCTTCGCATAATATTCCTCCCACAGCAATCGTCGCGTAACGCCCGTCTTGCGGAGTTCCTTGTCAAAGTGGGGAAAGTACTGCCTTAGGGTCAGCAGGCGTTGGCTCTTCGGCCTTTGCCCGTCCTTAAAAAGATTGTGGAGTTCCTCCAGGGTCATCTTCTCCACTTCGTACCCCGTGAAACGGTACCGCTTGAAGAATTCGATGTACTTTCTAATGGTAACGCGGGATATGCCCAATTGCTGGCTTATCCGTCGCTTGCTTACACCAGAGGTGTAGAGCTTATAAATCAGTTTTATTTTTCGCATATCTATCTGCTTGTTCGCCATGGTGCTTTTTTAGCAAAAAAAGCACTTCGCCATTTAGAGATAGATCTAATCTAAAGGTGGTACACTTTGGCCCGGCGCGGGGGGGTCAGTTTCGTCCGGCCAGCTATGGTCACTTTAACCCGGCGAGGGTGGTATACTATGTCCGGCGTTTCCAATCTACCACATCCAATGCATAGGTTTTGTTTCGCTTTGGGTTTGTTTTCAGTACCTTGATACTTTCCACAAAGTTTCTTGGTATGATATCATTGGTTTCCAGTTCTCCAAAGATTGCACTGAGTACCGTTCTTGTATTGTTCCGGTTTCGTGCGCTACTTGAAACCAATATTCCATTGAGATAGGAATTCACGAGTTTCTTGTCCAATTCCAGGATGTTCCGTTGCAGAAAAGACTTTTTCTCCAAGTGTTTTTTAAATTGTCCCAACCTGCTGCGATAGTCCCTTTCCGAAGATTCACTTAACGACTTTTTCTTTAGCTTGTAGGCAAAATCCAGCGCCTCTTCCACCGAGTATTTATTCTCTGCCTTAAAGTTGGAGTTGTAAGGGGAATAACCGTGCTTCAGCGCCTCATGGAGTGCTTCCCTGACCAGTTCGAAGTGCATTAAGCGCTCCTTCTTCGTTTTGTACTTTCGGTTGAACTTCATGGTGATGTTCGGTTGCCTTACCATGAGTGGATTCCCG
This portion of the Flagellimonas lutaonensis genome encodes:
- a CDS encoding GLPGLI family protein; the encoded protein is MAKLILFFLFLFSTILYGQEGEIIYKTYTTDTHKRDSEYAKRLANEIDQMKFSLRYTSENSIFEYIPYVTQDERTAKLARVATNALMEWYQDSKKRTAFYYYKIRGKKYTIVNDSHMKDWELSNESKTIDEFKAYKATLKVFNERTSTYSIVEAWYTPKLSLPYGPAGYGGLPGLILELKKGSIVYVMEEATMNPREGIKKFEVPNITNPISESDFVKLLRASRKVTPD
- a CDS encoding alanine/glycine:cation symporter family protein, encoding MDAINDFLSAMLPYTEWAMLILLIGGGIFLAFYSKFMPYRYFGHAIAITTGKYDDKNAKGDVSSLQALSSAVAATVGLGNISGVAIAIYMGGPGVIFWIWITALLGMVIKFYSCSLAIMYRGEDSEGKIQGGPMFYITHGIGEKAKPLAVFFCLAGLFGFLGVFTANQFTQTFVNVVKPDENLVQLGKFNWKLIIGIVLALITSFVIFGGLKKIAKVATAIVPFMVLIYFLAVAVVMVMNASEIIPSLKLIFVEAFNFKTAVTGGFWGLVILGVRRAMFSNEAGLGSAPMYHGQSKNDEPIREGLVAMLGPFIDTIVVCTLTAVVIILSGAYLEAESNGIIMTLIAFEKSLFGMGHVLLMVIVAAFALSTLFTYSYYGVKCLSFLTNAKIGRFFNWYFVGTIVFAAVASVDLVINLIDLAYALMVIPNMIAVLWLAPKVNKAAKEYFVKRRHERT
- the istB gene encoding IS21-like element helper ATPase IstB, which encodes MNEQTLEQMKQLRLHGMIRAFNTSLSSQSIDYTNDELVAYLMQSEWDDRQNRRIERLTRAARFRYSAVMEAIDYAPERNIDKNQVQRFASCGFIDKKENILITGSTGVGKSYMASAIGHQACSTGRKVMYFNTAKLFTMLKASKADGSYLKQVNKLEKQDLLILDDFGLKPLDNINRHSFMEIIEDRHGKRSTIIASQLPVEAWHEIIGEKTIADAILDRLVHTAHRIDIKGESMRKKLRNNH
- a CDS encoding TonB-dependent receptor codes for the protein MKSFILPIAFITLFNLNVSSQEQVFFIGKVTDSLNIGLEGANILLLNKEGKFPPSFGISGVDGRFRVPIRSNNTYELKISFIGYQSIEKNLQVKDKDLAMDFVMYESPNILEEVVIKYKPALQIKKDTLLYQVDSFASGKERKLAELLKKLPGIDVTKDGEVIVNNKKVTKVLVEGKTFFDGRTKMAVENIPADAINEVQIIDGFNETSFLKEFIDSEDMAMNLVLKEDKKKFVFGDIEAGLGVEEKYRFHPSLFKYGPKFISNLIADYNNTPERSFTIRDYISFEGELTPEKFREILKSPVARFISQSDFNKNDHFFAGLNNQWNPDEKNELRLFAIGLKDDYESNMFSSRIYLANQNPERRVNSANSSSRLNLLKLNYKFTPQENFKLSFLAEYSGAKNTSKETNITMSDVESDYTSSNNLRDENLEISLDVAKKFTENNSAVANLAYYWYDSNKIQQWDSNINFYPNSLNLMTANRYLLQSPEVSKRNEFKYDIKDYYKPSRTNLLTSKIKGEINNIKINTGLGQLLDSDSLFEISNFNNFFSSTYANILLGLGYKQIFGDFNLNFDLDYQYLYWIDKFDDRRQSVVNQNLLPEFSLEWQRSDNFNISFSYSKERYAPFSFQRFPGLRLQDFNIIYGGQANLQQSISETFVLKASNYRPYGLSIYTSLSYSKYRNQIINSFNFSGISGSITPINVQDDGDRYNINLRLTYGRPYWKMSVNNIWSENSFPTFYNSILATNKAKTLISDFNMKTLFEDYPNIAIGLQNNFSINESLNFSNKTNLLDAEIQFNYDIKDWKIEGSYKQTLYNNLTESNKFDYNNIGASIFYNKEDSPWEFGVNGFNLGNSKRIISNSTSSQLFQESTTLLFPRTIMLNIFYKF
- the istA gene encoding IS21 family transposase — encoded protein: MANKQIDMRKAKRIFKLYGEGVSKRQISKQLGLSRNTVSKYIDFFKRYRLTPYEVSAMTLEEIHRLFRSDQKPKSDQLKTLEKYFPYFDKELRKTGVTKQLLWEEYYARHPDGFKLSQFRYWYREWAKEVSPVMHFTHKAGDKLFIDFTGKKLSVVDKHTGELQELEVFVCVLGSSQYTYVEACASQKLEDFMRCTENALWFYGGVPRALVTDNLKSAVTKSSRYEPKVNDTFADFAEHYETAVLPTRAYRPRDKAIVENAVRIIYTRVFAPLRNSTFHSKADINKAISGLLKTHNDRSFRGREYSRRSMFEEVERQELGPLPLKRYEIRSYAKGTVHKNSHTYLGKDKHYYSVPYRHIGKQVKIIYTDSFVEIYHKHERLAAHTRKRQKYGYTTVAEHMPSHHRFVSEWSSEKFIAWAGHIGDSCKGYIIGILDKKQHPEQSYKSCLGILHLAKKVGDRRLDNACRRASDYGAYSYNMVERILKKGWDALEEDPQENIEVPDHKNIRGGNYYK
- a CDS encoding thioredoxin family protein, coding for MRLILIFLCVISYDIVIAQSNANEKLGLLSISMFHDSKEYPWYQIQYDNYSLDTDVLDSILNEFPDISFKLFVGLWCSDSKSFLPKFGAIVDYIEDVSNVDLEIYGINRGKNLPEDIVNLYDIKFVPTLIVLKNGSEINRIEEFVVESAKNGHSIPPWAD